A window from Salvia miltiorrhiza cultivar Shanhuang (shh) chromosome 2, IMPLAD_Smil_shh, whole genome shotgun sequence encodes these proteins:
- the LOC131013508 gene encoding senescence-specific cysteine protease SAG39-like, with product MALTLKWRLVLAALLMWASLAAARTAPDASMAEMHEKWMVEHSRVYKDDADKAYRFSIFKDNVNYIDSFNEAAAKPYKLAVNKFADLTNEEFRASRNGYKMASFPKSSKVLSFRYANVSAAPASMDWRKKGAVTAVKDQGQCGCCWAFSAVAATEGINQLKTGKLISLSEQELVDCDTSEDQGCNGGLMDYAFEFIIGNKGLTTESNYPYQGVDGTCNSKKESSDAAKITGYEDVPANSESALLKAVVNQPVSVAIDAGGSDFQFYSSGVFTGECGTELDHGVTAVGYGAASDGTKYWLVKNSWGASWGENGYIRMQRDIGAAEGLCGIAMQASYPTA from the exons ATGGCACTCACACTCAAATGGAGGCTTGTTTTAGCTGCATTATTGATGTGGGCTTCTCTCGCCGCAGCTCGAACTGCACCCGATGCATCAATGGCGGAGATGCATGAGAAATGGATGGTGGAGCACAGCCGTGTCTACAAAGATGATGCCGACAAGGCCTACAGATTCAGTATATTCAAGGACAACGTCAACTATATCGACTCGTTTAATGAAGCAGCTGCAAAGCCTTACAAGCTTGCTGTCAACAAATTTGCTGATTTGACCAATGAAGAGTTTCGAGCGTCCAGAAATGGATACAAGATGGCATCCTTTCCCAAGTCGTCTAAGGTTTTGTCGTTTAGGTATGCGAATGTGAGTGCAGCTCCGGCAAGCATGGACTGGAGGAAGAAGGGTGCTGTTACCGCTGTCAAGGATCAAGGCCAATGTG GATGCTGCTGGGCATTTTCAGCAGTTGCGGCCACAGAAGGAATCAATCAGCTCAAGACAGGGAAGCTGATCTCACTGTCTGAACAAGAGCTAGTGGACTGTGACACAAGTGAAGATCAGGGCTGCAATGGCGGACTGATGGACTACGCCTTTGAGTTCATTATTGGCAACAAAGGCCTCACAACAGAATCCAACTACCCCTACCAAGGAGTGGATGGCACCTGCAACTCCAAGAAGGAATCATCTGATGCAGCCAAGATCACAGGCTACGAGGATGTCCCAGCCAACAGCGAGTCTGCACTGCTCAAAGCAGTGGTGAATCAACCAGTATCTGTGGCCATTGATGCTGGTGGTTCCGACTTCCAGTTCTACTCGAGTGGAGTATTCACTGGAGAGTGTGGGACAGAACTAGACCATGGTGTGACTGCAGTTGGGTATGGCGCGGCCAGTGATGGGACCAAGTATTGGCTGGTGAAGAACTCGTGGGGAGCGAGTTGGGGGGAGAATGGATACATTAGAATGCAGAGGGATATTGGTGCAGCAGAAGGTCTTTGTGGCATCGCCATGCAGGCTTCTTATCCAACTGCTTGA
- the LOC131013507 gene encoding uncharacterized protein YNL011C, which translates to MADTCLGPPFCMPPHFLLNTPNQIPFPFLLSHHRSTPFSRNLSLMAPCRNTTHNSHCSSASTSANSVSAQPSLLVFSGGTAFNGVVEELKKLTVRVAHVLPVSDDGGSTAEIVRVLGGPAVGDIRSRCLRLSDPSTSEALAVRTLLGHRLPLEAQKAKFEWYDIVEGNHSLWTGVSKPYRETIRAFLVFFQDQILRRPDEVFCFSNGSIGNFFFAGARIFFQSLDAAIFLFSRVSQIPTESLVLPVISTNDRLTLGCELWDGTIIRGQNEISHPTNGSMEPINKSNSSTRTLPSRIKRVFYMSSEGSNLLHEVFPSTNQTVLDQLNSVDCIIYAMGSLFTSICPSLVLRGIGESISSRSCPKVLLLNGTHDRETSGFTASCFVTAIADALNRTHGDPHNSLTGPPNQYINTIFVPKDGQIPINTDKLAAQGISRVVTVESVHDAAAGIIYDPTSLIQSMSNLLTGCMTKDVTSS; encoded by the exons ATGGCGGATACTTGTTTGGGACCCCCGTTTTGCATGCCCCCTCATTTCCTTTTAAATACCCCAAATCAAATTCCATTTCCTTTCTTACTCTCTCATCACCGTTCTACGCCATTTTCCAGAAACCTCTCTCTCATGGCTCCATGTAGAAATACCACCCATAACTCTCACTGCTCTTCTGCTTCCACCTCTGCAAATAGCGTCTCCGCTCAGCCCTCTTTGCTTGTTTTTTCGG GTGGAACTGCCTTCAATGGTGTTGTGGAAGAGCTTAAGAAGTTAACAGTTCGTGTGGCTCATGTTCTCCCCGTTTCTGATGATGGAGGGAGCACGGCCGAGATTGTTCGTGTTCTTG GAGGGCCAGCTGTTGGAGATATTCGGTCCAGATGCTTGAGACTATCTGATCCAAGCACTTCTGAGGCGCTTGCTGTGCGGACATTGCTAGGTCATCGGTTACCCCTTGAAGCACAAAAAGCAAAATTTGAATG GTATGATATTGTGGAAGGAAACCATTCTCTGTGGACAGGTGTCTCAAAACCATACAGGGAGACCATTCGAGCATTTTTGGTTTTTTTCCAGGATCAG ATCCTTAGAAGGCCGGATGAAGTGTTCTGTTTCAGCAATGGAAG CATTGGGAATTTTTTCTTTGCTGGAGCTCGGATATTCTTTCAGTCTCTAGATGCTGCAATTTTCTTGTTTTCACGTGTCTCACAAATTCCTACAGAAAGCCTGGTGCTACCAGTTATATCCACAAATGATAGGCTTACCTTGGGTTGTGAATTATGG GATGGGACAATAATACGTGGTCAGAATGAAATTTCTCATCCAACCAATGGATCTATGGAGCCCATAAATAAG AGTAACTCTTCAACTCGAACTCTTCCGTCAAGAATAAAGCGGGTCTTTTACATGTCTAGCGAAGGCAGCAATCTATTGCATGAG GTCTTTCCATCTACAAATCAAACTGTCTTAGATCAGTTGAACAGTGTTGACTGCATTATCTATGCCATGGGTTCTCTGTTTACTTCGATATGCCCCTCTCTG GTTTTACGTGGAATTGGGGAAAGTATTTCTTCACGATCATGTCCCAAG GTGCTTCTCCTGAATGGTACACATGATAGAGAAACTAGTGGCTTTACAGCTTCCTGCTTTGTGACAGCTATTGCCGATGCTCTGAACAGAACGCATGGCGATCCTCACAACAGTCTTACGGGTCCT CCTAACCAATACATCAACACAATCTTTGTGCCCAAAGATGGTCAGATTCCCATTAATACTGATAAATTGGCTGCGCAAGGGATCTCTCGCGTG GTAACTGTTGAGTCAGTACACGATGCAGCTGCGGGCATAATCTATGATCCGACATCCCTGATACAATCTATGTCGAATCTGTTGACCGGATGCATGACAAAGGATGTTACTTCAAGTTGA